From the genome of Rutidosis leptorrhynchoides isolate AG116_Rl617_1_P2 unplaced genomic scaffold, CSIRO_AGI_Rlap_v1 contig314, whole genome shotgun sequence, one region includes:
- the LOC139882848 gene encoding syntaxin-132-like: MNDLLTDSFVGDAAGQPSRNDDIEMGRRAPASNSDMVMESFNKQVQEVEKQVDKLSSLLKKLKDANEESKTVTKASAMKAIKKRMEKDIDEVGKIARNVKARIEAINKENLASRQKPGCEKGTSIDRSRMNITNAVAKRFKDLMTEFQTLRQRIQDEYREVVERRVITVTGTRPDEETIDHLIETGNSEQIFQKAMQEQGRGQIINTVEEIQERHDAVIEIEKKLLDLQQIYLDMAVLVEAQGEILDNIESQVSNAVTSVQSGTTALQTAKKLQKNSRKWMCIAIIILLIIVAVIVVGVLKPWKSKSGA; the protein is encoded by the exons ATGAACGACCTGCTCACG GATTCATTTGTGGGAGATGCCGCAGGCCAGCCTTCCAGAAACGATGATATCGAAATGGGGAGAAGAGCTCCTGCAAGTAATTCTGATATGGTAATGGAGTCCTTCAATAAGCAG GTACAAGAGGTCGAGAAACAGGTTGATAAGCTATCAAGTTTACTCAAGAAACTTAAG GATGCGAATGAGGAATCAAAGACTGTAACAAAAGCATCTGCCATGAAAG CTATCAAAAAGAGGATGGAGAAAGACATTGATGAAGTAGGAAAGATTGCACGTAATGTCAAAGCAAGAATAGAAGCAATAAATAAAGAA AATTTAGCTAGTCGGCAGAAACCTGGCTGTGAAAAAGGAACAAGTATTGACAGATCTAGAATGAATATTACCAA TGCTGTCGCAAAGAGGTTCAAGGACTTGATGACAGAGTTTCAG ACCTTGAGACAAAGGATTCAAGACGAGTATCGTGAGGTTGTGGAGAGAAGGGTCATAACAG TTACGGGAACCAGACCAGATGAAGAG ACAATTGATCACCTGATTGAAACTGGAAACAGTGAGCAAATCTTTCAAAAGGCAATGCAAGAACAGGGCCGTGGACAG ATAATAAACACCGTGGAAGAAATCCAAGAGAGACACGATGCTGTAATAGAAATCGAGAAGAAACTCCTTGACTTGCAGCAG ATTTATCTTGACATGGCTGTTCTAGTTGAGGCACAAGGAGAGATTCTAGATAATATCGAGAGTCAG GTGTCAAATGCTGTTACTTCTGTCCAGTCAGGGACAACTGCACTGCAAACAGCTAAGAAATTGCAGAAGAATTCTCGAAAATGGATGTGTATCGCTATCATTATTCTCCTCATTATAGTAGCCGTTATAGTTGTCGGTGTTCTCAAACCTTGGAAGAGTAAATCGGGTGCTTGA